In Aegilops tauschii subsp. strangulata cultivar AL8/78 chromosome 3, Aet v6.0, whole genome shotgun sequence, one genomic interval encodes:
- the LOC109777825 gene encoding uncharacterized protein: protein MASSPTTTTACTRGLLKDLGAELHACASRLRNQLFFPASTASSVLLPALALLVYGTALSRVIVFFLPLVVSTTICCAAMYLLVASESSEGGAAKEVVLLWGDRVEVGLLEVYGGANGSAYGDRRDVQVGCFLHRRPPSGGGGGGGWKKLGVNENGEEVVFAGRVAVGSSVQGGAALEEELMAIQVDRLAEGVWERYFGGSSGWNYVTAESEEIDRSIEQLA from the coding sequence ATGGCCAGTAGCCCTACCACTACTACGGCATGCACCCGCGGTTTGCTGAAAGATCTCGGCGCTGAACTGCACGCATGCGCGTCGCGCTTGCGCAACCaactcttcttccccgcctccaccgcttcctCGGTCTTGCTGCCTGCCCTCGCCTTGCTTGTCTACGGCaccgctctctcgagggtcatcgtCTTCTTCCTGCCGCTGGTGGTCTCCACCACCATCTGCTGCGCGGCGATGTACCTGCTGGTCGCCTCGGAGTCGTCGGAGGGAGGGGCGGCGAAAGAGGTCGTGCTCCTGTGGGGCGACAGGGTGGAGGTCGGGCTCCTGGAGGTGTACGGCGGCGCCAACGGGAGCGCGTACGGCGACAGGCGCGACGTCCAGGTGGGCTGTTTTCTGCACCGCAGGCCCCCcagcggcggtggcggaggcggcgggTGGAAGAAACTCGGCGTCAACGAGAACGGCGAGGAGGTGGTGTTTGCCGGCAGGGTGGCGGTCGGCAGCAGCGTGCAGGGCGGCGCGGCGCTCGAGGAGGAGCTGATGGCTATCCAGGTGGACAGGTTGGCCGAGGGCGTGTGGGAGCGCTACTTCGGTGGGAGCTCTGGGTGGAACTACGTGACCGCTGAGTCTGAGGAGATCGACCGAAGCATCGAGCAGCTAGCGTAA